A window of Longispora fulva contains these coding sequences:
- a CDS encoding beta-ketoacyl synthase N-terminal-like domain-containing protein, which produces MLTAAPVAVVGMACLFPGAGDLDAYWRNLTTGVDSVTDIHPDYDLPAEQFPGGRGGFVGALATVDAIGMGVMPAALPGTEPDQLIALHVATAALADAGGRIGDPERVAVILGRGGYVTAGIARIDVRTRVAHQLVVSLGELLPDLAPEALDRVRAAFLAELGPESRGSEIGVVPNLAASRIAHRLGLGGPAYTIDAACASSLLAVDHAVTELTTGRCDLVLAGGVHHGHDATLWSVFSRLGALSATGRIRPLHRDADGLLIGEGTGVVVLKRLTDARRDGDRVYAVIRGTGVASDAGAAGLMQPATSGQVLAVRRAWQAAGLDPTAPDAIGLLEAHGTATPAGDAAELATLRAVFGPGDPAVIGSVKSMIGHTMPAAGIAGLIKAALAVHHGVLPPTLHCDDPHPDLAGTRFHPIDAARPWQAAGPRRAAVNAFGFGGISAHVILEQHGTGPARVREHIHVLRLVADSPHRLAELLKAGVETTGSGPGCRLAIVEPTEDKKTTALRVLAAGRPWRGRHDIWFSPRPLLAGSGQLAFVYPGLESDLTARVDDVADRLGLPAPRLSTDNLALHGTSVVAVSRLLDTALRAQGIHPDALAGHSIGEWTAMVTAGMYSDTELDDVLGTLDPDTFEVPDVVFATIGRAAEQIAPRLTSGDVVMSHDNSPNQCVVCGPADQVRALLAELLDEGVFGQVLPFRSGFHTPYLRPYLDRIRRDGDRMTLRAPGTPIWSATTAAPYPADLDEVRALFSRHLVQTVRFRPLIESMYAAGIRAFVQVGPGQLSTLVEDVLRGRDHLAIAASSTRRTGLGQLARVAAALWAEGRHITGDLLTPRDTPGTRRMARLDLGGKVVSLGPHAPRLIEPTQPRTAGQPPGPATTARPASLATADESPGPATAAWSSAGRVAEPGVRADLRALLADTERAALDVLAAAHPSRPTDTVREMSLQTMPYLRDHAFFGVPDDWPDPYDGFPVVPATELVRQMMAAAEHTAPGQVAVAVHDARFDRWLAVEPPVDVTFQVRAEGASRLRVTVVGYAQAIVELADRYPHDPPAPSAPPPEAERTPRLTGRQMYDLRWMFHGPGYQGVSQIHAIGDRHIRGVLTTPDAPGGLLDSAGHLISYWTLESFERDSRLFPVGFGAITLHSAPPTPGEQVTCLARITDVTGAEVIGAAHLVRADGTVWARVDGWRMHRFASDDRIRAVERSAGTALLADRHDAGWYAVRESWPDLASRELMARSYLTRAEWADYERQPPRTKRNWLLGRLALKDAVRAHLLAAGHDTVFPAELETTEHAGQLTVTGRHGLALPELDVSAAHSPGLGVALVRPAAGGTGIAVTAVGSADLDPADRALLDGHDDPGWPARLDAARHAVARAEGCPADWCRVTSVRAEHADVRTPERVWSVGLTAQPAHIVAWTRTWAPTGKDAQ; this is translated from the coding sequence GTGCTGACCGCGGCACCGGTCGCGGTCGTGGGGATGGCCTGCCTGTTCCCGGGGGCCGGCGACCTCGACGCGTACTGGCGCAACCTCACCACCGGCGTCGACAGCGTCACCGACATCCACCCCGACTACGACCTGCCCGCCGAGCAGTTCCCCGGCGGACGCGGCGGGTTCGTCGGCGCGCTGGCCACCGTGGACGCGATCGGGATGGGCGTGATGCCCGCCGCGCTGCCCGGCACCGAACCCGACCAACTGATCGCCCTGCACGTCGCCACGGCGGCGCTGGCCGACGCGGGCGGCCGCATCGGCGACCCGGAACGCGTCGCGGTGATCCTCGGCCGGGGCGGGTACGTCACCGCCGGCATCGCCCGCATCGACGTACGGACCCGTGTCGCCCACCAGCTCGTCGTGTCACTCGGCGAACTGCTCCCCGACCTGGCCCCGGAGGCCCTGGATCGGGTGCGGGCGGCGTTCCTCGCCGAACTGGGCCCCGAATCGCGCGGCTCGGAGATCGGCGTGGTGCCCAACCTCGCCGCGTCGCGCATCGCGCACCGCCTCGGGCTCGGCGGCCCCGCGTACACGATCGACGCCGCCTGCGCGTCCTCACTCCTCGCCGTCGACCACGCCGTCACCGAACTGACCACAGGCCGGTGCGACCTCGTGCTGGCCGGCGGCGTGCACCACGGCCATGACGCCACCCTGTGGAGCGTGTTCTCCCGGCTCGGCGCGCTCAGCGCCACCGGCCGCATCCGACCGTTGCACCGCGACGCCGACGGCCTGCTGATCGGCGAGGGCACCGGCGTGGTCGTCCTCAAACGCCTCACCGACGCCCGCCGCGACGGCGACCGGGTGTACGCGGTCATCCGCGGCACCGGCGTGGCCAGCGACGCCGGCGCCGCCGGACTGATGCAGCCGGCCACCTCCGGACAGGTCCTCGCGGTCCGCCGGGCCTGGCAGGCGGCGGGACTGGACCCCACGGCCCCCGACGCCATCGGCCTCCTGGAAGCGCACGGCACCGCCACCCCCGCCGGGGACGCCGCCGAGCTGGCCACCCTGCGCGCGGTGTTCGGGCCAGGAGACCCGGCCGTCATCGGATCGGTCAAATCCATGATCGGGCACACGATGCCCGCCGCCGGAATCGCCGGCCTGATCAAGGCCGCACTCGCCGTACACCACGGGGTACTGCCGCCCACCCTGCACTGCGACGACCCTCACCCGGACCTCGCCGGCACCCGGTTCCACCCCATCGACGCCGCCCGGCCATGGCAGGCGGCCGGGCCGCGGCGGGCGGCTGTCAACGCGTTCGGCTTCGGCGGCATCAGCGCCCACGTCATCCTCGAGCAACACGGCACCGGCCCGGCGCGCGTCCGCGAACACATCCACGTCCTGCGCCTCGTCGCCGACTCCCCGCACCGCCTCGCCGAACTCCTTAAGGCCGGCGTCGAGACGACCGGCTCCGGCCCGGGCTGCCGGCTGGCGATCGTCGAACCGACAGAGGACAAGAAGACCACCGCTCTTCGGGTACTGGCCGCCGGCCGCCCCTGGCGCGGCCGCCACGACATCTGGTTCAGCCCGCGCCCCCTCCTGGCCGGCTCAGGTCAGCTCGCCTTCGTCTACCCCGGCCTCGAATCAGACCTCACGGCGCGAGTCGACGACGTCGCCGACCGCCTCGGCCTGCCCGCGCCCCGACTGTCCACCGACAACCTCGCCCTGCACGGCACCTCAGTCGTCGCCGTCAGCCGGCTGCTGGACACCGCACTGCGCGCCCAGGGCATCCACCCCGACGCGCTGGCCGGGCACTCCATCGGCGAGTGGACGGCGATGGTCACCGCCGGCATGTACTCCGACACCGAACTCGACGACGTCCTCGGCACGCTCGACCCGGACACGTTCGAAGTGCCCGACGTCGTGTTCGCCACGATCGGCCGAGCCGCCGAGCAGATCGCGCCCAGACTGACGTCGGGGGACGTCGTGATGTCGCACGACAACTCCCCGAACCAGTGCGTCGTCTGCGGCCCCGCCGACCAGGTCCGCGCCCTACTCGCAGAGCTACTCGACGAGGGAGTGTTCGGGCAGGTACTGCCGTTCCGGTCGGGATTCCACACACCGTACCTGCGGCCATACCTCGACCGGATCCGCCGCGACGGCGACCGGATGACGCTGCGCGCACCGGGAACGCCGATCTGGTCGGCGACCACCGCCGCCCCCTACCCGGCCGACCTCGACGAGGTGCGCGCCCTGTTCTCCCGGCACCTGGTGCAGACCGTGCGGTTTAGGCCACTGATCGAGTCGATGTACGCCGCCGGGATCCGCGCGTTCGTACAGGTCGGCCCCGGCCAACTGAGCACCCTCGTCGAGGACGTGCTGCGCGGCCGCGACCACCTGGCGATCGCCGCCAGCTCGACCCGACGGACCGGACTCGGGCAACTGGCCAGGGTCGCCGCGGCGCTGTGGGCGGAGGGCCGCCACATCACCGGAGACCTGCTGACCCCCCGCGACACACCGGGCACACGCCGGATGGCGCGCCTGGACCTGGGCGGCAAGGTCGTCTCCCTCGGACCGCACGCACCCCGCCTGATCGAGCCGACCCAGCCCCGCACCGCCGGCCAGCCGCCCGGCCCCGCCACCACGGCGCGGCCTGCGAGCCTCGCCACGGCCGACGAGTCGCCAGGCCCCGCCACCGCCGCATGGTCCTCTGCTGGCCGGGTCGCCGAACCCGGCGTCCGCGCGGATCTTCGTGCCCTGCTGGCCGACACCGAACGGGCCGCACTCGACGTGCTCGCCGCCGCCCACCCGTCGCGCCCCACCGACACGGTGCGCGAGATGTCGCTGCAGACGATGCCGTACCTACGCGACCACGCGTTCTTCGGAGTGCCCGACGACTGGCCCGATCCGTACGACGGGTTCCCGGTCGTGCCCGCCACCGAACTCGTCCGGCAGATGATGGCTGCCGCCGAGCACACGGCTCCCGGGCAGGTGGCCGTCGCCGTGCACGACGCGCGGTTCGACCGGTGGCTCGCCGTCGAACCGCCGGTCGACGTCACGTTCCAGGTCCGAGCCGAAGGCGCGTCGCGGCTGCGGGTCACCGTCGTCGGGTACGCCCAGGCGATCGTCGAACTCGCCGACCGTTACCCCCACGACCCGCCCGCACCCTCGGCGCCCCCGCCCGAGGCCGAGCGCACGCCCCGGCTCACCGGCCGGCAGATGTATGACCTGCGGTGGATGTTCCACGGCCCCGGCTACCAGGGCGTGTCGCAGATCCACGCGATCGGTGACCGGCACATCCGCGGCGTACTCACCACCCCCGACGCGCCCGGCGGCCTGCTGGACAGCGCCGGACACCTCATCTCCTACTGGACCCTGGAGTCCTTCGAACGCGACAGCCGCCTGTTCCCCGTCGGCTTCGGCGCGATCACGTTGCACTCCGCGCCGCCCACGCCGGGGGAGCAGGTGACCTGCCTGGCCCGCATCACCGACGTCACCGGCGCCGAAGTCATCGGCGCGGCCCACCTCGTGCGCGCCGACGGCACCGTATGGGCGCGGGTCGACGGCTGGCGGATGCACCGCTTCGCCAGCGACGACCGGATCCGCGCCGTGGAGCGCTCCGCCGGCACGGCGCTGCTCGCCGACCGCCACGACGCCGGCTGGTACGCGGTGCGGGAGTCCTGGCCGGACCTGGCCAGCCGCGAACTGATGGCCCGCAGCTACCTGACCCGCGCCGAGTGGGCCGACTACGAACGCCAGCCGCCGAGAACCAAGAGGAACTGGCTGCTGGGCAGGCTGGCGCTCAAGGACGCCGTCCGCGCCCACCTGCTCGCCGCCGGGCACGACACCGTGTTCCCCGCCGAACTGGAGACCACCGAGCACGCAGGCCAGCTGACGGTCACCGGACGACACGGCCTCGCCCTGCCGGAGCTGGACGTGTCGGCGGCGCACAGCCCCGGCCTGGGCGTCGCCCTCGTGCGGCCCGCGGCCGGCGGGACCGGAATCGCCGTGACCGCGGTGGGGTCCGCCGACCTCGACCCCGCCGACCGCGCGCTCCTGGACGGACACGACGACCCCGGCTGGCCCGCCCGCCTCGACGCCGCCCGCCACGCCGTGGCCCGCGCGGAAGGCTGCCCCGCCGACTGGTGCCGGGTCACATCGGTGCGGGCGGAACACGCGGACGTCCGTACCCCCGAAAGGGTCTGGTCCGTGGGGCTGACCGCACAACCCGCACACATCGTCGCCTGGACACGAACCTGGGCGCCCACCGGAAAGGACGCCCAGTGA
- a CDS encoding type I polyketide synthase codes for MAIAAESIIGVSPFGEPDARLVAALCSAGALGVLDLGSGDRRARRELDLAQRWTTGPFGVRLGPRFAGTPGDLPARVEVVVLGTDRIDVATAGAGGRRVLVEVTSLAEAAAAAAAGAHGILARGFEAGGRVGELSSFVLLQQLLSDLELPVWSWGGIGPHTAAAAVLGGAAGVVLDSQLALLREAAAVPAAAIGLGAMDGTETEVLDGHRILRSRSGAGCPLPVGQDGFLAGEFARRYGDVATVVRAVRDAVAAGSRTDAVEAFGQGSVLAGRMRTRLGVVQGPMTRVSDRPELAVAVADAGGLPFMALALADAAATRTLLESTARELDGRPWGAGILGFAPEETRAAQLDVIREVRPAAVIIAGGRPAQALALEDEGIATFLHVPSPRLLGQFLAAGARRFVFEGAECGGHIGPRSSFCLWQAQIDILLDFREANPGVDLDVLFAGGVHDARSAAMIAAMAAPLTATGVGVGVLMGTGYLFTAEAVRSGAIGRGFQEQVRAARGTSVLETAPGHLTRCVESPFTTEFDAIRARLRAAGGPEREVWHQLEQLNVGRLRIASKGLRRDGDALVAVDETARLAEGLFMAGQVAVLRADVTTVADLHAAVTDGAAAWVAGRAEGPVAEPVEAPEPLDIAIIGLAGVFGGAKDTADFWANVLDGVDSVTEVPAQRWDARVHYSADPADGRLPSKWGGFLPPIAFDALRFGIPPTSLAAIEPVQLIALEVARRALADAGYADSARPARPFDRSRTAVVFGAESGGELSTAATLRATLPGYLADMPAALDAQLPRFTEDTFPGVLANVISGRIANRLDLGGANYTVDAACASSLAALDVACRELATGTADLALCGGADTHNGVYDYHLFASVGALSPTGRSRPFDTAADGIALGEGVGCVVLKRLADAERDGDRVYAVVRGIGSSSDGRSLGLTAPRADGQRRAMTRAYSQAGLSPADVGLVEAHGTGTAVGDRTELATLTEVFGAAGARPGGTVLGSVKSQIGHTKCAAGLAGLIKTALAVHTGVRPPTSQLTSPAAQWVAGTSPFVFNTRALPWAAAPVERVAAVSGFGFGGTNFHAVLTGHPAPAPRHGHDRWPAELFLFGGAACVDWLRGVLDAHPAARLRDLALTAARRFDQAGTRAEIAVVARDVPELSRLLAAAVTGEPTPGPFTGTPCSDPRVAVLFPGQGSQRVGMAAELLVAFPELQELLRAGRHWADALYPGAAFDEATASGQRDALRDTTVAQPALGIADLAAYQFLGAVDLAVDMVAGHSYGELVALAAAGVLSATELLDLSAARAELILAAAGEDPGTMAAVSAPAEEVRDLLDGLAGVVLANHNAPTQVVVSGPTGPMAAAVKRLRAAGLSVRELPVACAFHSPVVAGAGAGFAELVAAVPPRAPEVQVWANRTAAPYGTEPLAVAAELGAQIGAPVRFADQIEAMYAAGARIFVECGPGTVLSGLVAATLDGRPHRTVHFDGAGGGLPGALSGLAELAVGGARLRLERLFHGRDAVELSATSPAVIPQWTVDGQLVRDASGRPLPGCVTAARQVTVAAPGPSVDPDALVSDYFRTTREFVAAQRDVLLAYFGTEPAGPRPPAESRLPEPVPAPARPVTESVSTLRVVVDLIGERTGYPVDMIEPDLDLEADLSIDSIKRTELVGELATRFAHGGLGDHAVDALTQLRTAGAIAAWLDEKLGRPGEPSTARPVVQAPTDVGAAAMPQAQAAAAAAPTPGSQAPEGRSVPEPPDASRPRHAAPAQAPGEGPRAPRPVGVAPARLLRVPEPAPADRRPDHVVTGRVYAICGARTPVGVALAALLTGLGAAVVGPDDLGAADAFIHLDALAPATDGDGPLLPDQFPQLRSAALAVRRFLAVTPCPAGAARPEGEDRAAGMSGFVRSVAHERPDATVRLLEVDPARPAADNARLVLDELCTNGGPPVVRCGPADDPQRSTLVPRPAPLGALATTGGGPDGQGAAEAAALGLGREAVLLLIGGARGITARFAATVAGASGCRIVLAGRTAPADTPEPDELAQAADLPAVRAALGRLRRREPAELDRDARLVLARREVAATLAELRALGSQAHYMTVDARDSEAVRGLVKWTHTEFGRLDGVVFAAGVIEDRLLADKTVDSFHRVFTTKVDGARHLLDALGDLPAGPGFVVLFGSIAAVLGNRGQTDYAAANDALESLGRGWAARTGHRALTVHWGPWAPDPEHGGMVTAQLAADYRRRSIGLIEPHEGASALLRELAWGDPTLSAVVYTASGC; via the coding sequence GTGGCGATCGCGGCCGAGTCGATCATCGGGGTGAGCCCGTTCGGAGAACCCGACGCGCGGCTCGTCGCGGCACTGTGCTCGGCCGGAGCCCTGGGCGTTCTCGACCTGGGCTCCGGCGACCGGCGGGCGCGGCGTGAGCTGGACCTGGCGCAACGGTGGACGACCGGCCCGTTCGGAGTGCGGCTGGGACCCCGGTTCGCCGGCACACCGGGGGATCTGCCGGCGCGGGTCGAGGTGGTGGTGCTCGGCACGGACCGCATCGACGTGGCCACGGCGGGCGCGGGTGGGCGGCGGGTGCTCGTCGAGGTGACCAGCCTGGCGGAGGCGGCGGCCGCCGCCGCGGCCGGAGCGCACGGGATCCTCGCCCGGGGCTTCGAGGCCGGTGGTCGGGTGGGGGAGCTCAGCTCGTTCGTTCTCCTGCAACAGCTCTTGTCCGACCTCGAACTGCCCGTGTGGTCCTGGGGCGGCATCGGTCCGCACACTGCGGCCGCCGCGGTGCTCGGCGGCGCGGCCGGGGTGGTGCTCGACAGTCAACTCGCGTTGCTCCGCGAGGCCGCGGCGGTACCCGCGGCCGCCATCGGGTTGGGGGCGATGGACGGCACCGAGACCGAGGTGCTGGACGGACATCGGATACTCAGGTCGCGCTCGGGTGCGGGTTGTCCGCTGCCGGTCGGGCAGGACGGGTTCCTGGCCGGCGAGTTCGCCCGCCGGTACGGGGACGTGGCCACCGTCGTCCGCGCGGTCCGCGACGCGGTGGCCGCCGGGTCGCGCACGGACGCCGTCGAGGCCTTCGGCCAGGGATCGGTACTCGCCGGCCGGATGCGGACCCGGCTCGGGGTCGTGCAGGGGCCGATGACCAGGGTCAGTGACCGCCCGGAACTCGCCGTCGCGGTGGCCGACGCCGGCGGCCTGCCGTTCATGGCCCTCGCGCTCGCCGACGCCGCCGCCACCAGAACCCTGCTGGAGTCCACCGCCCGGGAACTCGACGGGCGGCCCTGGGGCGCCGGCATCCTCGGCTTCGCGCCGGAGGAGACCCGGGCGGCCCAGCTCGACGTGATCCGGGAGGTGCGACCCGCCGCCGTCATCATCGCCGGCGGGCGGCCGGCGCAGGCCCTGGCGCTGGAGGACGAGGGCATCGCCACGTTCCTGCACGTGCCGTCACCCCGGCTGCTCGGCCAGTTCCTGGCCGCCGGCGCGCGCCGGTTCGTGTTCGAGGGAGCCGAGTGCGGGGGACACATCGGACCCCGGAGCAGCTTCTGCCTGTGGCAGGCCCAGATCGACATCCTGCTGGACTTCCGCGAGGCGAACCCCGGCGTCGACCTCGACGTGCTGTTCGCCGGGGGCGTGCACGACGCGCGGTCGGCGGCCATGATCGCGGCGATGGCCGCGCCCCTGACCGCCACGGGCGTGGGCGTCGGAGTGCTGATGGGCACCGGCTACCTGTTCACCGCGGAGGCCGTGCGCAGCGGAGCCATCGGGCGGGGCTTCCAGGAGCAGGTCCGCGCCGCGCGGGGCACGTCCGTGCTGGAGACCGCGCCCGGTCATCTCACCCGGTGCGTCGAGAGTCCCTTCACCACGGAGTTCGACGCGATCCGCGCCCGACTGCGTGCGGCCGGCGGGCCCGAGCGCGAGGTGTGGCACCAGCTCGAACAACTCAACGTCGGCCGGCTGCGCATCGCCAGCAAGGGCCTGCGTCGCGACGGGGACGCGCTCGTCGCGGTGGACGAGACCGCCCGGCTCGCCGAGGGCCTGTTCATGGCCGGGCAGGTCGCGGTGCTGCGCGCCGACGTCACCACCGTGGCCGACCTGCACGCCGCGGTCACGGACGGTGCCGCCGCATGGGTGGCGGGCCGGGCCGAGGGGCCGGTCGCCGAGCCCGTCGAGGCCCCCGAACCCCTCGACATCGCGATCATCGGACTGGCCGGCGTCTTCGGCGGGGCGAAGGACACGGCGGACTTCTGGGCGAACGTCCTCGACGGGGTCGACTCCGTGACCGAGGTGCCCGCGCAACGATGGGACGCCCGGGTGCACTACTCCGCCGATCCCGCCGACGGCCGGCTGCCGTCGAAGTGGGGCGGGTTCCTGCCTCCGATCGCGTTCGACGCGTTGCGCTTCGGCATCCCGCCCACCTCGCTGGCGGCGATCGAGCCGGTCCAGTTGATCGCGCTGGAGGTGGCCCGACGTGCGCTGGCCGACGCCGGCTACGCCGACTCCGCCCGACCGGCCCGGCCGTTTGACCGTAGCCGTACGGCGGTGGTGTTCGGGGCGGAGTCGGGCGGGGAGTTGTCCACGGCGGCCACCTTGCGCGCGACCCTGCCCGGCTATCTCGCCGACATGCCGGCCGCGCTGGACGCCCAGTTGCCGCGGTTCACGGAGGACACCTTTCCCGGGGTACTCGCCAATGTGATCTCCGGGCGGATCGCCAACCGGCTCGACCTCGGCGGGGCGAACTACACCGTCGACGCCGCCTGCGCCTCCTCGCTGGCCGCGCTGGACGTCGCCTGCCGCGAACTGGCCACCGGCACCGCCGACCTCGCGCTGTGCGGGGGAGCCGACACCCACAACGGCGTCTATGACTACCACCTGTTCGCCTCGGTCGGCGCGCTGTCGCCCACGGGGCGGTCCCGCCCGTTCGACACCGCAGCCGACGGCATCGCGCTGGGTGAGGGCGTCGGCTGCGTCGTGCTCAAACGCCTCGCCGACGCCGAACGCGACGGCGACCGGGTGTACGCGGTCGTGCGGGGCATCGGCAGCTCCAGCGACGGCCGGTCCCTGGGGCTCACCGCGCCCCGCGCCGACGGGCAACGCCGGGCCATGACCCGGGCCTACTCCCAGGCCGGGCTCTCGCCGGCCGACGTCGGCCTCGTGGAGGCGCACGGCACCGGCACCGCGGTCGGGGACCGGACGGAACTGGCCACCCTCACCGAGGTCTTCGGCGCGGCCGGCGCGCGTCCGGGCGGCACGGTGCTGGGGTCGGTGAAGTCGCAGATCGGGCACACCAAGTGCGCGGCCGGCCTGGCCGGGCTGATCAAGACCGCCCTGGCCGTGCACACCGGCGTCCGGCCGCCGACCTCGCAGCTGACCAGCCCCGCCGCGCAGTGGGTCGCGGGGACGAGTCCGTTCGTGTTCAACACCCGGGCCCTACCGTGGGCTGCGGCCCCGGTCGAGCGGGTCGCGGCGGTCAGCGGCTTCGGTTTCGGTGGCACGAACTTCCACGCCGTCCTGACCGGGCATCCCGCTCCGGCGCCCCGGCACGGCCACGACCGGTGGCCGGCCGAGCTGTTCCTGTTCGGCGGGGCCGCCTGCGTCGACTGGCTGCGCGGCGTCCTTGACGCGCACCCGGCAGCGCGGCTGCGTGACCTCGCGTTGACGGCCGCGCGCCGCTTCGACCAGGCCGGCACGCGGGCCGAGATCGCCGTGGTCGCCAGGGACGTGCCGGAACTTTCCCGGCTCCTGGCCGCGGCGGTCACCGGCGAGCCGACCCCGGGACCGTTCACGGGTACACCGTGCTCGGATCCGCGGGTCGCCGTGCTGTTCCCCGGCCAGGGCAGCCAACGCGTCGGCATGGCAGCCGAATTGCTCGTCGCGTTCCCCGAGCTGCAGGAACTGCTGCGGGCCGGGCGCCACTGGGCCGACGCGCTGTACCCGGGAGCGGCCTTCGACGAGGCGACGGCCTCCGGGCAACGCGACGCGCTGCGCGACACCACAGTCGCGCAACCGGCGCTCGGCATCGCGGACCTGGCCGCGTACCAGTTCCTCGGCGCCGTCGACCTGGCCGTGGACATGGTCGCCGGGCACAGCTACGGCGAACTGGTCGCGCTCGCCGCCGCCGGGGTGCTCAGCGCCACCGAACTGCTGGACCTCAGCGCCGCCCGCGCGGAGCTGATCCTCGCCGCGGCGGGGGAGGACCCGGGAACGATGGCCGCGGTCTCCGCGCCCGCCGAGGAGGTCCGGGACCTGCTCGACGGCCTGGCCGGCGTCGTCCTCGCCAACCACAACGCGCCCACCCAGGTCGTCGTGTCCGGGCCGACCGGGCCGATGGCCGCGGCCGTTAAACGGCTGCGGGCCGCGGGCCTTTCGGTCCGAGAACTCCCGGTCGCCTGCGCGTTCCACAGCCCGGTCGTGGCCGGCGCGGGTGCCGGGTTCGCGGAGCTGGTGGCCGCCGTGCCGCCGCGCGCGCCCGAGGTGCAGGTCTGGGCCAACCGCACCGCCGCGCCGTACGGCACGGAGCCGCTCGCCGTCGCCGCCGAGCTCGGCGCGCAGATCGGCGCCCCGGTGCGCTTCGCAGACCAGATCGAGGCGATGTACGCGGCCGGGGCCAGGATCTTCGTCGAGTGCGGCCCGGGCACCGTCCTCAGTGGTCTCGTCGCCGCCACCCTCGACGGTCGCCCGCACCGCACGGTGCACTTCGACGGGGCGGGCGGCGGACTGCCGGGGGCGCTGTCGGGGCTCGCGGAACTGGCCGTCGGCGGCGCGCGGCTGCGCCTGGAGCGGCTGTTCCACGGCCGCGACGCGGTGGAGCTGTCCGCCACCTCCCCGGCTGTCATCCCGCAGTGGACGGTCGACGGCCAGCTGGTCCGCGACGCCTCCGGCCGGCCGCTGCCCGGGTGCGTCACCGCGGCCCGGCAGGTCACCGTCGCCGCGCCCGGTCCCAGCGTCGACCCGGACGCGCTGGTCAGCGACTACTTCCGGACGACCCGGGAGTTCGTCGCCGCCCAACGCGACGTGCTGCTCGCCTACTTCGGCACCGAACCCGCCGGCCCCCGCCCGCCGGCCGAATCCCGGTTGCCGGAGCCGGTGCCCGCGCCGGCGCGGCCGGTCACGGAGTCCGTCAGCACCCTGCGGGTGGTGGTCGACCTGATCGGCGAACGCACCGGCTACCCGGTGGACATGATCGAACCGGATCTCGACCTCGAGGCCGACCTGTCGATCGACTCCATCAAGCGCACCGAACTCGTCGGTGAACTCGCGACCCGGTTCGCGCACGGCGGCCTCGGGGACCACGCCGTCGACGCGCTGACCCAACTGCGCACGGCCGGCGCGATCGCCGCATGGCTCGACGAGAAGCTGGGTCGCCCGGGCGAACCGTCGACGGCCCGGCCGGTGGTGCAAGCACCCACCGATGTGGGCGCGGCGGCAATGCCGCAGGCGCAGGCCGCAGCGGCGGCCGCGCCCACTCCCGGGTCGCAAGCACCCGAGGGGCGAAGCGTGCCAGAACCCCCGGACGCGTCCCGGCCGAGGCACGCCGCGCCGGCACAGGCCCCCGGCGAGGGCCCCCGGGCGCCACGGCCCGTCGGGGTCGCGCCCGCCAGACTCCTGCGGGTACCCGAGCCCGCGCCCGCCGACCGTCGACCCGACCATGTCGTGACCGGCCGGGTGTACGCGATATGCGGCGCGCGCACCCCGGTCGGCGTGGCCCTCGCGGCGCTGCTCACCGGCCTGGGGGCGGCCGTCGTCGGCCCCGACGACCTCGGCGCGGCCGACGCGTTCATCCACCTCGACGCCCTGGCCCCCGCGACCGACGGCGACGGCCCCCTGCTACCGGACCAGTTCCCGCAGCTGCGGTCAGCCGCGCTGGCCGTGCGCCGATTCCTCGCCGTCACACCGTGCCCGGCCGGTGCGGCGCGCCCGGAAGGCGAGGACCGTGCGGCGGGAATGAGCGGCTTCGTGCGCTCCGTCGCCCACGAGCGCCCGGACGCGACGGTCCGCCTGCTCGAGGTCGACCCGGCCCGGCCCGCCGCCGACAACGCCCGGCTGGTCCTCGACGAACTGTGCACGAACGGCGGACCGCCGGTCGTGCGGTGCGGCCCGGCTGACGACCCGCAACGGTCGACTCTGGTGCCGCGACCGGCACCGCTGGGCGCGCTCGCCACCACCGGAGGCGGCCCCGACGGGCAGGGCGCCGCCGAGGCGGCGGCGCTCGGGCTCGGGCGGGAGGCGGTACTCCTTCTGATCGGCGGCGCCCGGGGCATCACCGCCCGGTTCGCGGCGACGGTCGCCGGGGCCAGCGGGTGCCGGATCGTGCTGGCCGGCCGGACCGCGCCCGCTGACACGCCGGAACCTGACGAGCTGGCCCAGGCTGCGGACCTGCCGGCCGTGCGGGCGGCGCTGGGCCGGCTCAGGCGGCGCGAACCCGCCGAGCTGGACCGCGACGCCCGGCTGGTCCTGGCCCGCCGCGAGGTGGCCGCGACCCTGGCCGAACTCCGCGCGCTCGGCAGCCAGGCGCACTACATGACAGTGGATGCACGGGACTCGGAGGCGGTACGCGGCCTGGTGAAATGGACGCACACCGAGTTCGGCCGCCTCGACGGCGTCGTCTTCGCCGCCGGGGTGATCGAGGACCGACTGCTCGCGGACAAGACCGTCGACTCCTTCCACCGGGTGTTCACCACCAAGGTCGACGGGGCGCGACACCTCCTTGACGCCCTCGGTGACCTGCCCGCCGGACCCGGCTTCGTCGTCCTGTTCGGCAGCATCGCCGCCGTGCTGGGCAACCGCGGCCAGACCGACTACGCCGCCGCCAACGACGCCCTGGAATCCCTGGGCCGGGGGTGGGCGGCCCGGACCGGACACCGTGCCCTGACCGTGCACTGGGGCCCCTGGGCGCCGGACCCCGAACACGGCGGCATGGTCACCGCGCAACTCGCGGCCGACTACCGCCGACGGTCCATCGGCCTCATCGAACCCCACGAAGGCGCATCCGCGCTGCTGCGCGAGCTGGCCTGGGGCGATCCGACGCTGTCGGCCGTGGTGTACACGGCCTCGGGGTGCTGA